ATAAACATCAGCTAAAGAAAGAATTTTCTGATAATGGAAATATTACAAGTTCTGATATAGAAAGATTAGTTTATAAAGAAAATGATCTCAAAAAGATATTCTTAAATTACAATGGTCTGGAAGATGTAAATGATAAAAATAAAAATGATTTTCATATTTATTTAAAACCTGGAGTAGGTTTCTCAAGTTATAAAATACTTACACCTTCTAACGACAATACAATAAATGAATACAAAAAAAATAGTATTGCTTATCGTTTTGGAGTAGAACTTGAATATGTATTAAGCTTTAATAAAGGTAAATGGGCCCTTATCTCTGAGCCGACTTTCCAGTCTGTGAATTATAAAATAAATGATTACAACGACAAAAACTTTGAAATAAAATATTCTTCCATACAAATTCCGCTGGGGATTAAATATAATATTTTTTTAAATCAAAAATCAAAAATATATGTAGTAGGATCAATATTTTATGACTTAATTTTAAATAACAGCAAGGTTTTTACCGTTGATAATAATTCTTTCAGTGGAGGAGACAGCGCCTTTTATATGACCTTTGGTGCAGGATATAATTATGATAAGTTTGGAGTAGAATTTAAATGGGGCAATGTACCTACTTTTTCTTCTGCTTACTATGGACATGCGGGAGAAATAAATATGAATGGGGTTAATATTTCCCTATCATACAAGATATTTTAAAAAAGTAAATTATGAAGTACATCCTTGAGTTAGTACTCACTGCTATTATTATATTTTTTGTCTGGAATATTCTAAAAAGAATTTTCTTTAAGACATTTTATAGTTATCGTTTCAACAACAATAATCAAAATAACAGACAGCAGGATATACAGGACTCGAATAAGAATAATAAAAAAGATCTTAACTGGGATGCGGAAACCGTAGACTATGAAGAGGTAAAAGAGAGTAACGAAAAAAGGTAAAAATTCCAAGAAATAATAGATAATAACCAGTATGGCAAAAAATAAAAACTTAATTTATATTGCATCTTCAATAGTAGTATTTATAGTTTTAGCATTTTTATATTCCACTCCTGTATTTACAGGAAAACAGCTTTTCCAGCATGACATTGTACAATACAGAGGAGGAGCAAAAGAACTGCTTGACTATAGAGCAAATACCGGAAGCGAAACCTATTGGAGTGACTCCATGTTCGGGGGAATGCCGACTTATCAGATGGGAAGCCAGTTTAAAGGTGACATCATCAAGAAGATCGACAGCAATCTGAATTTCCTGCCAAGACCGGTCAATTATCTTTTCTTGCTTTTTGCAGGCTTTTTCCTTTTGGGAATGGTAGTGGTCAGAAACTGGAAGTATGCCTTAC
This genomic window from Chryseobacterium sp. MEBOG06 contains:
- a CDS encoding outer membrane beta-barrel protein produces the protein MKNFFYAALILFPSLFYSQINFEQGYIINQKGEKINGLIKNYDWRNNPTIIEYKQTENDKTENLQTIDLNEFSVGSIKYIKAKVLIDRSSSNLQSLSGTKDLNSKEEVLLLKTLVDGKISLYKYNDQYVTRYFYKKENEDTFNQLEYKEYLESDRLIKNEQYKHQLKKEFSDNGNITSSDIERLVYKENDLKKIFLNYNGLEDVNDKNKNDFHIYLKPGVGFSSYKILTPSNDNTINEYKKNSIAYRFGVELEYVLSFNKGKWALISEPTFQSVNYKINDYNDKNFEIKYSSIQIPLGIKYNIFLNQKSKIYVVGSIFYDLILNNSKVFTVDNNSFSGGDSAFYMTFGAGYNYDKFGVEFKWGNVPTFSSAYYGHAGEINMNGVNISLSYKIF